One Grus americana isolate bGruAme1 unplaced genomic scaffold, bGruAme1.mat scaffold_344, whole genome shotgun sequence genomic window, ttactaattgttttctttcctactggAGCACGAGACAGGCGAAGCCTGAATTTAcagggcctgactcaagtgttgccaagttatatattctgttttaaaattgttctacgctaattagtttcccttattcaaccCTGCATGGCCCCACTGGTGCAGGAGGCTCTGCGGAGGCAGCCCCGGGTCGTTCTGACCCActtgccgctgccgccgggccTCGTCtcctgccgggtgctgcccagATTGGCCAAGGCGGGCGGCAAGCAGGCCAAGCGCCCCAcgccagccagcacccccaagaGGAACGAGACCTCCCCGCGGGACAACATGCCaccaaagaagaagaaggagaaggataagaaggagaagaagaagaaggataAGAAGAAAGGGGTGGTGTGCCAGGTGGCAAACTACATGAAAACCCCCTGGGAGGGGAAGCCAGATGGGGACGGTGCAGTGGCAggccgcagcaggcagcaagcgggcagcagcaagcagaggaCTTCCGACTGGATGCCCACCGAGTGACCTAGAGCCTGGGGGATGCCAGGGGGAAAAGGTCCTTCGTTGACTGCCGCTGTCAAGGCCCAGCAGGGCCCAccagctcccggcagcaccaggccgcacgctgctgcagcaccctggggcagcccccaggaggccccagggctgggaagaaGCCGCAGAGCTGACATACTGCCATGGCTGCCTGCCGTCCCGCTGACCCCGTGCTGTCCCTTGGGCAGTGGGGGGGGCCTTGTGGCTTTCATCGCTCCCCGTGcagatggaactagatgatctttgaggtcccttccaagccaaaccattctctgattctctgattctctgaacCCCTCCAACTACATGAACCCCCTCATACTACATACCCTTCCAGGACAAAGTGGATCCCCTTAACTCCCCCAGCACAGATTTGCCACTGTCCCGTTACAAACTAGACCCCTTTAACCCCTCCCAGCAGagacctgccctgtcccagttcTGGATCCCTGAGCGGGGCAGGGGCCAAACCGACCAGCTGACGTGGGGCAGCAATAACAACCAGCCCAACCCTGGGGCAGCCAAGTGGGGCAGGAGCAAAACTGCCAGTCCGGCCACCCCGAGGGGGAATCTGGTAAAGCTGTGGCAAATAGAAAGCTAAGAGAccctggagggagcagaaaatgtgaagatgcgTAAAAGCCACCCACAAATGGTTTTGGAGCCCCAaggtgagagagcagctgggtggggacGTGGCAGCCAGACAAGGTCAACCCAGCACCGTTGCTGAAGGTGTTTCTTTGGCAATGCTAGTTCAGAGTCCGCATAGGGCTGTATCTCGGGGGGCAGGTCAAATTCATTGGAAATGAACCTCTAAGCGACCAGGTGCTTTGCTCCACGAGTCTCACGGACAGGGTCCTGTACCTGGGAAGAGTGGCACAGAACCCTCAGCATACGGAGCgttccagccaaagcagtgaacaggcacgcttgcagccctgggcaggttttTATTGAGCCAGCTGGTGCGGCTCGGGGAAGAGGTGGGAGCTCTGCCGGTGGACAAAGagcccttggccagcagcagtggggaagTCCAGCGGCTGATGGCTGGGGGAGGTGCCAGGGCCCTGGCAGCTGTGTGGCCTTGAGAGGACACGTCCCCGTGCGGCCCCGTGTCACAAAGGAGCAGTGATGCGGCACCCGCCCGGCGATTGTGACCTCACGGGACCGGGGCTTTATAAGCTGAAAAGCGGGCCAGCGAAAGCCAGTTGGGCTGAGCTGTCCTTTGGGATAACTCGGCTCCTTCCCTCGCTACGTGCACGCCTATACTGTTTTCCAACCATTTCTCCTTtactgcccacttctcctcaACTTCCATCTTCTTTCAAAGGTAACTATGATTTGACTTTCCGGACAGATCACGCAGTAGGTAGATACGGGATCAAAGGATAGGCTGGCCTAGACCTTCAGAGCTCTAGGCTGAGCTCTTACTCCTTTAGAGGCTGGCCAGGGCTATGGGTAGAGTTCCTAGCTGCTAATTCTTCTTAGTGACCATATCCTAGGATAGGTGAGTAGGGGGGGTGACAGTGTAGCCCGAGGCGTTGGGCTCAGCCTAGAATGACAGGAAGCTCACCCTGCCTGATGGGGTAGGaagggagacagagaaggagcagggcacaggcagccgTTCAAGTAGCGGCCGAAAGCCGATAGGTAACTCCTGCGTACAAGGCGGGAAAGTGTgggctggagaggcagagggctctgctgctgacggtagccacaggtcagcagcaggtcctTGTCTCTCTTCCTGTAGAGACTCAAAGCAGCTTGCCCCCAGAACACACCTTCCTGAAAGCCCTGAAAATCTGGAGCGAGTGCTTGCTCAGCTCCCCTCTCGCACCTTGAGAATCAATTCTCGGGCTTCTCTGTGAACCTCATGCTGCCAACATTTCTGACCTTACCACTCTGTGAATACTGAAGGGTTGTTTGTCCTGCCTAGAGAAACAAGGTGATTTAAAACTGCTCTGGGACCCTAAAGCGAACAAGTAGAATCAGTTGActgtccttggctttttttttttttttttttgctttttttttccttaaggtaGGTAGGTGAGTGTGCGCGTTCTTGATTCTTGTCCTCATCTCCCTGATCTTTATCAGGAGTTTTCCATAAATGAAGTCAGGATGCAGATTTGGAGAGCTGACTGTCCCCTACTCTCCCCTTGGTGTCTTAATCCCATCCGGACCTACCGTGGAGAATATCTAGCAAGTTGGAAAAGTCTCTTGTCCTAGCTGCAGCTCTAGGGCAGTGCCTTGGTAGAAGGTGTGACATTTAGACCAGATTCCTGACATGCCAGAAGGAAGTGGAAGTGACTGGTGGtgcggggcggggtggggggagcgcATACAGTGTGTGAGCTCCGCACAGGCTCAGCTCGATTTTTGGTGCGGGACTGCGCAGAGCCCTGCCTGTTGCGAAAGGACTGTCGTGCCAGGCTCCCTCCAGTTtggcagtgtttaaggccaTGGGATTTGacatgttgcttttttctgttctgttgctgCCAGGAAAATCCCAGGCTTACTTCCCGCCATGTACTGAAATGATCCCATTGCCCCTGCAGTCCTGAACTGGCTGTCAAATTGGCAATGGAGAGAGGGTTTTGTGGCGCTTAAACGTGTTGGAAAACGAACGTGGGCTTTAGGAGCAATCCCAtggaggaaatgagagagaaggaTGTGCTGCATCTTCCAACCATGTGGTGtagcaggttaaaaaaagtctgtcGTGTGTAAGCATCGTCAGACACGAGGcgttttcctttaatttctgctcCGTGAAAACTGTAAGCGCTCTGTAgcaaggctgttttggggatgTGGGTAACTGTGGAGCTTTGTGTTCCAGCTGTAGGctttccttaaggaaaaggaaaggcatgtCAGCCCTGCCTCCTGTAACCCAGGTGAAGCTTGTAAATGGAGGAGCATGAGCGGGACACGAGTCTCAGCAGTGTCCAGGCAGGGAAGGGTTCACACTCTTTCTCTCTAGAGTAAGAGGCAGCTTTCAGCTCTAGAAGTCGGAGGAGTAGCAGCGGTTAACGTAGTCAGTTGAGATGTAGAACAAACTTTGGAGCTGGGTTCCGAAGTAGTGGTGTCTCTACCCAGGCTGCTTTCAAAGCTGGACAAATACCACTCCTCTAAGGGTGTTAGAGCATatttcccatcttcaggacGGCAACATCTTTCTGAGGGACTCGTGGCTCTTGGGAGACACTTGCTTCATCAGGCTGTAGGTGCTCTTTGTTTTGGAATTCCTGCACTGTGTGGGTCAAAGTCAAGGCAGTAGCTGCGTGTTGCTGTTTAGCTCCTGCTCAACTCCAGCCTTCTGTCGTGTGCCCGCGCACCGGTGTCTTGCCATGCTGTGGATGAGAACGTTTGCAAAGCACTTCACCTTCCGTGAGTTCTGTTTTAGAGCTGGAAGCGTGTGTTGTCACCCTATGAAAGTCTCAGGAAAGTGATGCTGCCTTTCAAGCAGAGAACTGGGGAGACCTGCAGTGTCTCAAGTCTGTGTCCTGGAAGGCTTGTGGTCCAGCTGTGTTGTGAACCCAGCCTGGCGCTGGAGAAACTCACAGTGCTGGATGCTGTCCTGTGTGTAGTCCTGACCTGCAAGggtgaggcaggagaaaggtgGTGAAATGGCTGGAAGTGTAAAGGTGAGCTCATGTGAAATCGATGAGTCTAACGGTGACAAATGTCCAGATATCCCTAGTCTTAGGTAAGGATCTtgttctgtgctctgctggTAGAGCAGAGATGTGAATGTAAAGAGCGGCTGGAAGAGAGGCCTGTTCATGCTAATGGAAATACCTCAAGACCTTGATGAAACTTCAGCCTTCCTCTTACCTTGCCTGTGACTCTCTTcacatgctttctgctgctccttctagAGAGAATTGCTGAGGCTCTGGAAAATGCCTTCATACTTCCGCAAAATCATCCCATACGCCATACCCGGCGCGCTGGCACTTCTTGGCTGCTGGTGGATctattcccacagaaaaaagcaggcaaGCTCTTCTGACAAACAAGAAAGCGtagctgctgaagaagagcagcagcaagaagcgCCAGAGGAGGATTCACCACCAAAGGAAGAAGCGGGCGTTCCCATGAGAGAGGCAGTCTCTGAGGAAGAGGAACACCCCGAGAATGAAACCTCGACCTCCCTGCCATCAGCAGAGTCGACGACACCCTCTCTTCCCTGTCAAACTCATGAGAGGCCAGATCTCTCAGAGGACCATCCAGACCTGTCCGTGAccacactgcagcccagcaccgTTGCAGAGGACACTGCAAAGCCGGAAGCAACAGGACCTCCGGATGAAAGCAGTGGCCCTGCTTGTGTTTCTCTCCCCCTGACCTCGGAGTGTCAGGGCAGTGCTGCGGTGAGCCTGGTAGAGGATTCAAGCTCTGGTGCCAACCCAGATCAGTGTGCAGCAGGTGGGTATGCATTTGCTCTCAGAATTCCCATCTCTGTAGGATCCCGTGTTAGCTGGGTgatcttcagggtctgttgccAAGGGGCGAACAGGCTGGTCCCCTTTCGGCACAAAGTTAATTCTTGTCTAAAGCTAAGCGTGTGCTTGAGTAGCCCAGTGCAGTGGGCCGTGTCTGGATGTAGGCCAGGCTGTTGAAGACCTTGCTGGTTTGAGACGTGCTCATACAAAtggtttctgcttcagttcagGCAGCCTCTAGGAAGCACTGGGTTCCTCTCTGTGCTTACGGGCTGCTGCCGAAtggaagctggaaggcagcaggtttCTGAGGGGCTGCTGGATGAAGCAGGGAAGTGCTCTGAGGAACTGTGATCAAATGAGTTGGTTGCAGACCACTTCCCCTGAAGCCTTGTGGTTTGGAAGGGTAGGTGCACGCCAAGAAATCCCTAGAGGGAGCAACGTCCGAGGAGTTCCTCCATCTGTCTCTGTGTTGCTTTTGCCTTCTACATCCTGGATGGTGTGCGCCTGGCAGAATACAACGCTGCCTGAGCAACTGTTAGTTAACCCGTCTGACCTTGGAGATGGATGTGAAAATCCTTTAGAAGAGCCTGTGGTGCCAAGAGCCCCTAATGAGGGGATGTCTTTGGTAGTTGCTACAAGCAGTTGGAACCAAGCTGCTTGCTGCAAGACATGGGGATTGAGTCTGCCGACAATGAAGGATGAAACCCAGCGAGCATTTTCACTTGTGAGAGCAACCCTAGGAAGAAGAGGGTTTTGCCTTGTTGTGAATGCTGGCGTGCCAGGAAGGTACGAGCGTGTGTTGTGGAgcctggggatgggaagggctgagagctctgcacTCAGCTGAAGGGTAGGGAGAGGGGCTACAGCGGGTCAAGCTGATCATGGGGCCATGCTGGATAAGAGGTCCTAGAGCTGACCTTCGCCCCCAGGCTGTGAGACTTCAATCCTCATCCTTGTCCGGGAAGCCTATGGCAAACAGCTGCcctctttgcctttgcctttctaGGCCTCTGTGCTGTGTACCTAGGGAAGATGTGGCAAATGGGAAGCGgctgttgggtttctttttctctttggtcttGCACTGGATGGTCTGAGTACTTGCAAGCAAGTGAGgctcttcctgcttctgctggttcatctggagggaggaaggatcAGCCTTGTGTTACACTGGCTGCACTGTATCTGGGCTCTGACCAGGAGGAAGGTGTTTGAGTTTGCCCCCTTGCCAAGTGGGAGGATTCCTGGTATCAGCTGatggtttggaaacaaaacacgGCTCAGCTCTGGCACCTTCTTTCTTCAAGCATCGGAGAAATTTGGGCAAGAGGCAAGCCCCTACCCCAGCTAGTAGTGTGCACAGCTGGCATTCAGGTCACTGGGCAACCCCTCTTGGGGCAGGAATGTAATGTCAGTacaaagagcagaggaggagcttGCATGTCccgtgcccccctccccgcatgCTGAACTCCCTGTGAAAAGCCCTCCTGAAGCCatggggaaaatgcaaaataccttgctgcagcagcagcagcagcagcagcagcaggagcgcaGGGCTGATGTCAGCATAGCTCTCCTTCAGCTGGTAACTTTGACTTAGTgtcctgtctctgctgctgtgtaagGTGTTGCTATTTTGAAGGACTCCTGCTGAACTCAGGCCTCTGTTGCGTTCCTAGACCTACTTTTGGTCTACTTGACCCCTTCTGAAACAGTGGAGAACCTGATACAGGAACATCCCAATGGAATGCATAGGAAGAGCTCACTGTAAGCTCTCTAGGAAATGCTGCACTTTCCTGGCCTTGTGTCTGGTAGCTGGACTGTGTGGGCTGTCTGAATGCTAACACGTGTGCATGTCCTGTAGGTTTGGCTGTCAAAGGCATGGCTTTTGTGGACAATGACTGTGCCACGAGGAAGGCAGTGACACACCAGCACGCTCATCCAGAAGGAGGCTCCTGCAAGTCCGACTTCACTATCTGGGAAATAGAGGTCCCAAAGGTAACCACCGCTGGCCTGCTCacacctcctgccctgccctacAGAGCCATCTTCTGGTTCTTCCAGTCTGGTACCGGCTCCGTGCCATCCCAGGGAGATCAACAACCACTAAACGGAGAGGATTTAAGCGTTTAGCTCCCAAGATGTGAAGATGAATCTATGAAAATGAGCTGTGCTTACGGATCTCTATCTACCTGACCTTATCCCAGACCAGCTGAACTCTGCCCTGGTCCAGCATTGCCTTTATTATCCCGCCTGGCCCGACACTCCAGGAACTGGGAATGTGGCTGAAATAAGGCACAGAGAAGAGTGTTGTTTGATCTCTGTTCCTCTTCCTAACTGTTGGTTTCTCGACTCTTTCACAAAGGCTTTAGTTGGCCGCTTGAtcggcagaaaaggaagatttatgaACTACCTGAAGGAAGCGTCTGGTGCCAAAGTTTACGTCACAACACTCCCTTATTTCCGTGACTCCCAAGTCTGTCACATCGAAGGTAAGTGGAATGCCTCTCGATTTGTGCTCTACTATGTAGCTTGGGGGCATCGATGggcaaggaaatgaaacagatgtTGTGGATTTCTGAGTCTAGTGCTTTAGAAAACTCTTCTGCTCAGTGCTGTTACAGCAGAGGTATCTGCCAAGTCTCCTGTGCCTTGGCACGTGAACCCTCTATTCTCGAGGTGAGAATGCTTTTTAACATCTTCGGCTGCTGTAGTTTAACCAATGCCTTTTGCAGGATCACTTCAGGCTTGAAGAAGGAGCTAGGGCATGCATCAGCCAATACAGCAGTCTTGCCTGTGAAGGATGTTAGATTAGATCAGTGGTGGGAGTGTCCTCAGCATATCTGTGCTAGAGACTGACTTTGGGCTTTTTGTCTTCCAGGCTCTGCACAACAAGTAGAAAAAGTACTGAGCCTGATTGGCCAGAAGTTCACAAAGCTGTGTCTCACCAACATCTACGCTCTACCTCCACCAACACCGTTGACACTTCATTCGCTCCTTATGACTGCCTGGGTAAGTCCAAGCTCGCTGGCTACGCTGATGTCCAGGTGGAAGGCTGTTGGTGTTGGTCACTGCTCGCGGAGCGGGCTAGATCCATGTGGCTGGTTCAGAGATGCCCTGTAAACCAGCTTGGTTTTGTGTGGCTCTCCGTTCTCCAGCTTGCGTAACTGTTACGGATCAGATTGATCTCCCTGGTCTTCCACTCCTGCTTCCATTCTGCCTGAGCTGAGAAATGTAGACTTATAGAATCAtgtaggttggaaaagacctttcagatcATTGAATCCAACTGTCAACCTAAGACTGCCAAGTGCACAACTAAACCATGGCCCCGCGTGCCACATTTACACACAGCCTTTAAAATACCTGCAGGGACAGTGATTCCATCACTTCccttggcagcctgttccagtacttgacaacccttttggggaagacatttttcctaatattcaatttaaacctcccctggtgcaactggaggccatttcctcttgtcctatcgcttgttgtttggcagaagagagaaacccccacctcactacaaccttcTTTCAGGTCCTGggagagagtgataaggtctcccctcagcctccttttctccaggctaaacaaccccagttccctcagccgctcctcctcagacttgttctctagacccttcgcTGGCTTCattgccctgctctggacacgctccagcacctccatgtcgttcttgtagcaaggggcccaaatctgaacacagttctcgaggtgcagcctcaccagtgctgagtacagggggacgatcactgccctagtcctgctggccacactatttctgatacaagccagggtgctgttggccacctgggcacactgctggctcacgctcagccggcgctcgaccaacagccccaggtccttttccgccaggcagctttccagccgctcttctttctcAAGCCTctagcgttgcctggggttgttgtgagccaagtgcaggacccggccgAGAGTCTCTTCCTGTACAAGATGGGCCCCGTCCCTGGTCTGATTTCCTTGAGAACAGCATGGAGTGTCAGGGAATAGCTTTCTGCTCCTGATCCCAAGCAGCCTTTGCAAGTGAAATACCAGAGTGCAAGGGCCTTTCCACCCATGGCTGTAAGCCTCAGGAGTTGCTGGCGGAACATGGAGTTGCTGTGAAGGAAGCTTGTGTTGCAATGAACACTAATGAGACTTTCTTTCCTCCACATGGCAGCTCTTCCTCCCAGATGGAGTTCCTGTAGAAGTGGTCGTGGCAAACCAAGTCGATGCTGGACACATGTTTCTACAGCAGTATACACACCCCACTTTCCACGCCCTGCGTAGCCTTGACCAGCAGATGTCCACCTGCTACTCTCAACCTGCAATTCCAACCCTGCCAACTCCAGTAGAAGGCAAGTAACTTGGTTGCTCACAAATGGTTCACTTGAGAAACTTCTAGGGTCATGCGAAAGCCTGATGCCCCCGAGTTCGGCTTGGGAAGTTTCCCAGTGGATGAGAATGTGCCAGTTCAGAGAGTTGCTTGCCTAGCTGCTGCCGGAGTAGAGAtgttgctctgctcttccttatCCCCCTCGTGCCTGcagtgcccccctccccagccacttAGCTGCATGTTGAACTTCAGAATGAGATCAAGTCCGCCTCAGGGCATTTCCAACCAACTTGGCCCCTGGAGGATTTTTGCTGACAAAGCGTGGGACTCCTCCCAAGTGTCCATCGTGTCACTGTCTGCACATGGTGTCAAGTGGAGGGTGCATCacaaggaagggggaggggTTCTTAgtgcttcctttccttcttggaGACAGAGCTCACTGTTAGTGGCCAAAGGCTGGAAGGGAACTGGATACCTGGCTAGAAGAGCATGGTAGTGGCAGACAGAGACTTGAGAGTACAAGCCAGCTCTCCGGTGTGCCAGCGGCAGGCTTGTCTgatggagggctggggggatgTGGAAGGAAGATGGCAGCAGCATGAgaagaaatgctgttgcttctcaGTAGAGAACTGTGCAGCACTAGGAATCAGCCTGAAGCGCTGATTTCTGGGAAGCCACTTCAAGGGAGCtcttctgttctgcagttggTATTATCTGCGCGGCTCCAGGCCTGGGTGGGGCATGGTTACGGGCTCAAGTCATCAGCTACTTCGAAGAGACCGGTGAAGTGGAGCTCAGATACGTGGACTACGGAGGATACGACAAAGTGAAGGTCGACACGCTCAGACAAATCAGGTCTCGAACTGCTCTTATCTGGCTTGAATCTTCATCAGAGGCATCCGTATCATTTGAATTGCTTATAGGATTTTCCAGAGCTGAAGTGGGAAATGGTAGAAAGGTTTGTCTCAGCAGCGGGTGTGGAGCCCTTGGGAGCACAGCAAGCTCTTGCAAGGCTTTtttgaaggggagggagaggcaatTGCAAATTCTCCCACCTCAGCATGGAAGCTGAGCAAAAGGAGGCCTTCAGGAGGCCCCAGAGTGTAGTTAATTGATGAGGTAGGAATAAGATGCAGATTCTCTatgccccagccccatgggctgGGAGAGCCATACTGGATGAGGGTTTTCTTACACAAGCCCAGGAAATACTTGATTGTGCCCCAGAGGTGGGAGAAAAGCAGTACAGCCTCCATGAGGGAGGTGGTTTTTGCTTGGAGCCCAGTCCAACTTGGCATGCTAATCAGACAAtttattgctgttgctgctgctgctgctgctgctgctgcttagatTGCTGGGAGAGTAGTCtcgtttttggggttttttttttgactgtcaTTAATTTTCAACTGAATATCTGTTAGAGCAATTAATTAATCAGTGTCACCTTCAAGAATACAGGAGTAACTTAAAGGCATGTTCTTACGATGTGATcgattctcttttctttaaggtCTGATTTCTTATCACTGCCTTTCCAAGGAGCGGAAGTTTTACTGGACAACGTGGTACCGCTTCCAGGTAATGAGACTCTCGTGACGTACCGTTGGTGGTGCTCCTGCAGGTTTCCATGGATGCCAGCTGTGTACAAGCAATGACTCTGTCTCaaccttctccctcccctcttgcAAGCTCAGCCTCTGATGGGACTAGAGCGAGGActggaaaaattgtattttcttcttgtaaatgTGCTAGCATGGCATAACCCGTCCAACGCCAGGGGAAATGGAGAAATGGCCAGGCTTTTTTGTgcatggaggagagaaggaatgaCTCTCCTAAGCAGCAAGTTGGCAGGACTGGCAGGGTAGAGGTGAAGTAGCTGTACCTACGCTGCCACCTTCTGTCACAGAGTAGCTGTAGATGCCAACTTAGGTTTTGATCTGCTAGACAAATATCTGGCATTTCCCTATGAAAATGACGGAGGTGTCTAGTTCTGTGTTCAAAAGACCAGCCTCCAAGCCCTGGAAGAATGTCAGTCAGTCACTGCCTAGAGatgctttctggtttgcttttttcattccccctgcccccactccccccccatTCTTTCTGGTGATGTTAGAGATGCAGGCTGTGATGGTGTCTCCAAAGCTGCCCTTCTGGGTGCGGGAGGGGTGGCTGTAGGGGCTCAGGGTCAGGCCAGGTTTCAGCCCTGGGTTTGTGgctggcagcactgcaggaGGTACAGGCCCTGCCAAGACTAGAGGGATGGCAGGGTTTAAGCTGCTTCTAGCAGAAGTCAGTGTTTTGCGTGTTCCCCGAGGAGATCGACCTCCTTCAGGATTTGTGGGCTTGTCAGGAGTCGTTCACTTGCTG contains:
- the LOC129200604 gene encoding A-kinase anchor protein 1, mitochondrial-like produces the protein MPSYFRKIIPYAIPGALALLGCWWIYSHRKKQASSSDKQESVAAEEEQQQEAPEEDSPPKEEAGVPMREAVSEEEEHPENETSTSLPSAESTTPSLPCQTHERPDLSEDHPDLSVTTLQPSTVAEDTAKPEATGPPDESSGPACVSLPLTSECQGSAAVSLVEDSSSGANPDQCAAGLAVKGMAFVDNDCATRKAVTHQHAHPEGGSCKSDFTIWEIEVPKALVGRLIGRKGRFMNYLKEASGAKVYVTTLPYFRDSQVCHIEGSAQQVEKVLSLIGQKFTKLCLTNIYALPPPTPLTLHSLLMTAWLFLPDGVPVEVVVANQVDAGHMFLQQYTHPTFHALRSLDQQMSTCYSQPAIPTLPTPVEVGIICAAPGLGGAWLRAQVISYFEETGEVELRYVDYGGYDKVKVDTLRQIRSDFLSLPFQGAEVLLDNVVPLPGQDHFSSEADTAVVEMTEGAVLVAQVTNYDNATGLPLIQLWNLVGDEAVSVNRALVERGLAQWLVY